In Anaerotignum faecicola, the genomic stretch GCAAAAAGTAATTAGGGAGCAAATTAATACACATAGTAGATTGGATATAGGTTTTTCTACTTTTTTTTTGAATAGAACGAATAGATCAGGGATTATTGATAAAGCTGGTCCTATTGGAGGGCTGAATCAAGATGGAGACTATAGTATAGACTGTAGATTTAATAAAACTAAATTGATAGACCAAATAAAAAAAATTGCGGAGAATAGAGAGAAAATTGCATTATATAATATGGAAGCATTGGACTTAATTGATAATGTAATATTAAAAACGAGGAAATCATTTACTTTTTTTGATCCGCCATATTATAGTAAGGGACCTGGTTTATACACGAATTTTTATTTGCATGGAGATCATGTGAATTTGTCTCAATATATTATGATAAAAATGAAACATAGAAAATGGATTGTGACATATGATAATGTAAATGCTATAAAAAATATGTATTCAAAAATGGATAGGTTAGAATTTGAATTACAGTATTCTCTGCAAAGTAAAAAAGCAGGTAGTGAGGTAATGTTTTTTTCTGAGAAGTTGAGACGGCCTAATGAGGAAGGTTTATTAAAAGTATTAGGAGAATAAAA encodes the following:
- a CDS encoding DNA adenine methylase, whose translation is QKVIREQINTHSRLDIGFSTFFLNRTNRSGIIDKAGPIGGLNQDGDYSIDCRFNKTKLIDQIKKIAENREKIALYNMEALDLIDNVILKTRKSFTFFDPPYYSKGPGLYTNFYLHGDHVNLSQYIMIKMKHRKWIVTYDNVNAIKNMYSKMDRLEFELQYSLQSKKAGSEVMFFSEKLRRPNEEGLLKVLGE